The nucleotide sequence TTTGCTCATGAAATCCCTTAATCGCATCACGCTCAATCCTGGAGTCATGGGCGGCAAGCCTTGTATCCGAGGGCTGCGAGTCACAGTTGGCGCTGTCGTGGGGCTTTTAGCCAGTGGGCGTTCCACCGACGACGTGCTCAAAGCGTATCCCTATCTAGAAATTGAGGATATTTATGAAGCCCTCACCTACGCCGCTTGGCGAGTTGATGAGATTGAAGTGCCTCTGGTCTCCACATGAAAGGTGAAGCCCAATGTCGACATCAGCGGCGAGACGATGCGGAATGAGCTTGTGAGCTACGAATAGGGTCGGGCTGCTGCGTCGATAAAGGGTAAGGTTTCGGCTTCGTGGGCGGCATCGCGGCACCAGGCTTTTACCGACTCTAGTGCTTGGGTGCGGGTGACGAACTGCTGGGCCGTGGGCTCAAGCTGAATGCCGTAGGTCACAAACCGCAACGCCACCGGCACATACATGACATCCGAGATCGAAAACTCACCGCATAGCCAGGGGCCACCATAACGTTCAAAGCCGTCTTGCCAGAGCCGCT is from Leptolyngbya iicbica LK and encodes:
- a CDS encoding DUF433 domain-containing protein, with the translated sequence MKSLNRITLNPGVMGGKPCIRGLRVTVGAVVGLLASGRSTDDVLKAYPYLEIEDIYEALTYAAWRVDEIEVPLVST